The Streptomyces sp. DG2A-72 genome includes a region encoding these proteins:
- a CDS encoding cytochrome P450, with the protein MESAIFQFSRLENLLRGHSIRTVTVDGARAEFVTDPALVHRILVKDSKNYGKGELFQKARNLSRAGLLAEDESVHRHYRRLAHPHLRTAVVADYAPVMREIARAAVTSWRPGQAVDIQAEMCRVSAEIALSTLLHGLPPDMSAVLGERLAVLSWEMIRKPLHGKAAARSQRQRSSERLRRAREDFRALLASCLAGPLRSPGSRTDYLSALVSDSEKDGTPVLTAEQVCAEAVMLLTAATVTTASVMSWALYVMSEEPLIEEKVLKDMAQAGGGSAAPAHGQGPASYTLRFLMEVLRLYPPVWITCRRALSTVVLGDRSFPEGTHVLFSSYLLHRNPVRYPDPHRFDPDRWLSIRPAAGEASYIPFGTGAKGCIGESFAWKELEILLGAVVQEWQLTVKAGSRIRKAAETTLHPRRLLMVPQPR; encoded by the coding sequence ATGGAATCGGCAATCTTTCAGTTCAGCCGGCTGGAGAATCTCCTGCGGGGCCACTCGATCCGCACGGTGACGGTGGACGGCGCCCGCGCGGAGTTCGTCACGGATCCGGCCCTTGTCCACCGCATACTGGTCAAGGACAGCAAGAACTACGGAAAGGGCGAACTCTTCCAGAAGGCCAGGAACCTCAGCAGGGCGGGGCTCCTCGCGGAGGACGAGTCCGTCCACCGGCACTACCGGCGACTGGCCCATCCGCACCTGCGTACCGCGGTGGTCGCCGACTACGCCCCGGTCATGCGTGAGATCGCCCGTGCCGCGGTGACCTCGTGGCGTCCCGGGCAGGCCGTGGACATCCAGGCCGAGATGTGCCGGGTTTCCGCCGAAATCGCCCTGAGCACTCTTCTCCACGGCCTGCCACCGGACATGTCGGCGGTTCTCGGTGAGCGTCTTGCCGTGCTGTCCTGGGAAATGATCAGAAAGCCGCTCCATGGAAAAGCGGCCGCGCGATCACAGCGGCAGAGGTCGTCCGAGCGGCTGCGGCGGGCACGGGAGGACTTCCGCGCACTGCTCGCCTCCTGCCTGGCCGGCCCGTTGCGCTCGCCGGGCTCCAGGACGGACTATCTGTCGGCACTTGTGTCGGACTCCGAAAAGGACGGCACCCCCGTTCTGACCGCGGAGCAGGTCTGCGCCGAGGCGGTCATGCTGCTGACCGCGGCCACGGTCACCACGGCATCCGTGATGTCCTGGGCTCTGTATGTGATGTCCGAGGAACCCCTGATCGAGGAGAAGGTCCTCAAGGACATGGCGCAGGCGGGAGGCGGAAGCGCCGCACCGGCTCATGGGCAGGGGCCGGCCAGTTATACCCTCCGGTTCCTGATGGAGGTCCTGCGGCTCTACCCGCCGGTGTGGATCACGTGCCGGCGGGCCCTTTCGACTGTCGTGCTGGGTGACCGTTCATTCCCCGAGGGCACCCACGTGCTGTTCAGTTCGTATCTGCTGCACAGAAATCCCGTCCGTTACCCGGACCCGCACCGGTTCGATCCGGACCGGTGGCTCTCGATTCGGCCGGCCGCGGGCGAAGCCTCGTATATCCCTTTCGGGACGGGTGCGAAAGGGTGCATCGGGGAATCGTTCGCCTGGAAAGAACTCGAAATCCTCCTGGGCGCAGTGGTGCAGGAATGGCAGCTGACCGTCAAGGCCGGCAGCCGGATCCGTAAAGCGGCGGAGACCACGCTTCATCCCCGCCGGCTTCTCATGGTCCCTCAGCCGCGGTAG
- a CDS encoding aromatic prenyltransferase, which produces MSGVTVVEDVYSAIEESARLVGAACSRDKVLPILTAFFPDGEALAEAGVALTVQTGERNAGELDYTINVPAEVGDPYALALSKGFVAETDHPVGALLSEVQQRCPVNEFMIDCGVAGGFKKIYAHFPHDLQAVSKLAGIPSMPPAVAGNLGFFARHGLNDVAMIAFDYRRNTINLYFTRLSDECRGPQNILSMLRETGLPDPDEQMLEFARGAFRVNVTLSWDSSKIVRFCFAPPPARGLDSSTLPVHVEPGIQKFAKNAPYAYTGERVNLLGVKWTPDGECLDVASYYQLSPLHRKVLSAIHKQEF; this is translated from the coding sequence ATGTCTGGAGTCACTGTGGTCGAAGATGTGTACTCGGCCATCGAGGAATCAGCCCGGCTGGTGGGGGCCGCCTGCTCACGGGACAAGGTCTTGCCGATCCTGACCGCGTTCTTCCCTGACGGGGAAGCACTGGCGGAAGCCGGGGTGGCGCTCACCGTGCAGACCGGCGAGCGCAACGCAGGGGAGCTCGACTACACCATCAACGTGCCCGCAGAGGTCGGCGATCCGTACGCCCTCGCTCTGTCGAAGGGCTTTGTCGCGGAGACCGACCATCCCGTAGGGGCCCTGCTCTCGGAAGTCCAGCAGCGATGCCCGGTCAACGAGTTCATGATCGACTGTGGAGTCGCCGGCGGCTTCAAGAAGATCTATGCGCACTTCCCTCATGACCTGCAGGCGGTGTCAAAGCTTGCCGGGATCCCGTCCATGCCGCCTGCTGTGGCCGGCAATCTCGGTTTCTTCGCCCGTCATGGACTGAATGATGTGGCGATGATTGCGTTCGATTACCGGCGCAACACCATCAATCTGTACTTCACCCGGCTCTCGGACGAATGCCGCGGACCGCAGAACATCCTGTCGATGCTTCGTGAAACCGGCCTGCCGGATCCGGACGAACAGATGCTGGAGTTCGCTCGAGGCGCGTTCAGGGTCAATGTAACCCTCAGCTGGGATTCTTCGAAGATCGTGCGGTTCTGCTTTGCCCCGCCGCCGGCCCGCGGCTTGGACTCGTCGACACTTCCCGTTCACGTCGAGCCAGGAATCCAGAAGTTCGCAAAGAATGCCCCGTATGCCTACACGGGCGAGCGTGTGAACCTCTTGGGTGTCAAATGGACACCCGATGGAGAATGCCTTGATGTCGCGTCGTACTATCAACTCTCGCCACTGCACCGGAAGGTTTTGTCGGCGATCCACAAGCAAGAATTTTAG
- a CDS encoding aromatic prenyltransferase: MSGTAQLADLYADVEESAGLLDVTCSRDKIWPVLTAYEDVLPQALIAFRVATNKRHEGEFDCRFTVPAHVDPYARARSGGLITETGHPVELLVSDIEQRCPVDLYGVDFGVVGGFRKIWVYFPESGYQSLPKLCGIPSMPRSLAENASFFADRGLDDRVDVIGIDYHSGTVNLYFTEFPGELREPQALLSMHRDIGIPDPSEQMLTFCEKAFGFYATLNWDTSKIERIAFSVKTQDPLSLPARLGPKIEQFAKSFPYGADDPKMVYAAMTKSGEEYYKLQSYYRFQPRSRLDLMPSADLAADAA; this comes from the coding sequence ATGTCGGGAACCGCTCAACTGGCAGATCTCTATGCGGACGTCGAAGAATCGGCCGGACTCCTCGACGTGACGTGCTCGCGTGACAAGATCTGGCCCGTCCTGACCGCGTACGAGGACGTACTCCCGCAGGCTCTGATTGCTTTCCGGGTGGCGACCAACAAGCGCCATGAAGGAGAGTTCGACTGCCGTTTCACGGTTCCCGCGCACGTCGATCCGTATGCTCGCGCCCGGTCGGGCGGCCTCATCACCGAGACCGGGCACCCCGTGGAGCTGCTGGTCTCGGACATCGAGCAGCGATGCCCCGTCGACCTCTATGGCGTTGATTTCGGGGTCGTGGGTGGATTCAGGAAAATCTGGGTGTACTTCCCGGAGAGCGGGTATCAGAGCCTTCCGAAGCTCTGCGGCATTCCGTCGATGCCCCGCAGCCTGGCCGAAAATGCCAGTTTCTTCGCCGACCGCGGCCTGGACGACAGGGTCGACGTGATAGGGATCGACTACCACAGCGGGACAGTCAATCTGTACTTCACCGAGTTCCCGGGCGAACTCCGCGAACCGCAGGCCCTCCTGTCGATGCACCGTGACATAGGAATCCCGGATCCGAGCGAACAGATGCTCACGTTCTGCGAGAAGGCATTCGGGTTCTATGCCACGCTGAACTGGGACACTTCGAAGATCGAGCGGATTGCTTTCAGCGTGAAGACCCAGGATCCGCTGTCGCTGCCCGCTCGGCTCGGCCCGAAGATCGAACAATTCGCGAAGAGCTTCCCGTACGGTGCCGACGACCCCAAGATGGTCTATGCGGCCATGACGAAGTCCGGTGAGGAGTACTACAAGCTCCAGTCGTACTATCGATTCCAGCCGCGCAGCCGACTGGATCTGATGCCGTCGGCCGACCTTGCCGCAGATGCCGCGTAG
- a CDS encoding polyprenyl synthetase family protein, translating into MTEVTSRPGTGQEPAACVRSLTDDLLQRVEQRLSSFLSAERARYAEVDERAVVAVDALSDLVAAGGKRIRPAFCITGHLAAGGDPGDPGIVAAAAGLEMLHVSALIHDDVLDDSGRRRGKPTVHTVFSTRHQTRGWQGESRRFGEGVAILVGDLALVYSDELVSQAPPALLAEWHRLRSDVTIGQYLDIAAAAEFSVDPRLSRLIALIKTGRYTIHRPLVMGASAAGRPDLAAAFTAYGEAVGEAFQLRDDLLDAFGDAAQTGKPAGLDFSRHKMTLLLGWAMQRDERIRCLITQAGHTPDEVRRRLLDTGVPENVEKHIAGLVERGCEAIADAPVAPAWRNELTDMAVRGAYRNK; encoded by the coding sequence GTGACCGAGGTGACCTCCCGGCCCGGCACCGGTCAGGAGCCGGCTGCCTGCGTGCGCAGCCTCACTGATGACCTGCTGCAGCGGGTGGAGCAGCGGCTGAGCTCGTTTCTCTCGGCCGAGCGCGCCCGCTACGCCGAGGTGGACGAACGGGCGGTCGTCGCGGTCGACGCGCTGTCCGATCTGGTCGCCGCGGGCGGCAAGCGGATCAGACCCGCCTTCTGCATCACCGGCCATCTCGCCGCCGGCGGTGATCCGGGCGACCCCGGAATCGTGGCGGCGGCCGCCGGCCTGGAGATGCTGCACGTCTCCGCCCTCATCCACGACGACGTCCTGGACGACTCCGGCCGGCGGCGCGGAAAACCGACCGTGCACACGGTCTTCTCCACGCGGCACCAAACCCGGGGCTGGCAGGGCGAGTCACGCCGGTTCGGCGAGGGCGTGGCCATCCTCGTCGGCGACCTCGCGCTCGTCTACTCGGACGAGCTGGTGTCCCAGGCGCCGCCGGCACTGCTCGCGGAGTGGCACCGACTGCGCTCCGACGTGACCATCGGCCAGTACCTGGACATCGCCGCAGCCGCCGAGTTCTCGGTCGATCCCCGGCTCTCCCGGCTGATCGCCCTGATCAAGACCGGCCGTTACACCATTCACCGGCCGCTGGTCATGGGGGCGAGCGCGGCGGGCCGGCCCGATCTCGCTGCCGCCTTCACCGCGTACGGCGAGGCGGTGGGCGAAGCATTCCAGCTCCGTGACGACCTGCTGGACGCCTTCGGAGACGCCGCGCAGACCGGCAAGCCCGCCGGCCTCGACTTCAGCCGGCACAAGATGACGCTGCTGCTGGGGTGGGCCATGCAGCGGGACGAGCGCATCCGCTGCCTGATCACGCAAGCGGGACACACCCCCGACGAGGTGCGCCGCCGCCTGCTGGACACCGGTGTTCCCGAGAACGTCGAGAAGCACATCGCCGGCCTCGTCGAGCGGGGCTGCGAGGCCATCGCCGACGCGCCCGTCGCCCCGGCGTGGCGGAACGAACTGACAGACATGGCCGTGCGCGGCGCCTACCGGAACAAATGA
- a CDS encoding vanadium-dependent haloperoxidase has protein sequence MTTSGRSSVSGFSPQRRSLLIGGASVAALATVGSTAAAAAGASAASAAAPIDFDLESGNFIRDLIAKSDRNTFEELVAPMDVTLLMRFTHATSIGWFDAVAPYHPTAVGFYSRLGRRPAGEAATNRNKNIAGLHATYQVVKGLIPDRLAEFQTLFEAVGLNPDDESQDKTSPVGIGNLAGKAVVAHFKRDGMNMLGDEGRAYHGRPYEDYTGYAPVNTAYKLVHPSRWQPQSGPHRRRNLREGAGDKGVFIVQQFVTPQMRLVKPHSYQDPGKYRLAPPNHIDHTNMRAYKRSVDEIVEAQAALTDEQKVKAEFFDNKLLGIGQSGKAAANAHELDLDGWVHLFATNSTAIYDALIAAWYQKNKYDVVRPPSAVRHVYGRSKLTAWGGPGVGTVRNMPGSEWMPYLNVGDHPEYPSGSTTLCSAEAQATRRFFDDDVLDWRHVAPAGSTEVERGIAPAKDVELYWSTWTDFVKDCAISRVWGGVHFKTTIERSVVFGEQFGDLAYEFVQKQIKGDVKR, from the coding sequence ATGACGACGTCCGGACGTTCTTCCGTCTCAGGCTTCTCGCCGCAGCGCAGGTCGCTGCTGATCGGTGGTGCCTCGGTCGCGGCGCTGGCCACCGTGGGTTCCACCGCAGCGGCGGCCGCCGGCGCGTCCGCCGCCTCGGCGGCGGCACCCATCGACTTCGACCTCGAGTCCGGCAACTTCATCCGGGACCTGATCGCCAAGTCCGACCGGAACACCTTCGAGGAACTCGTCGCCCCCATGGACGTGACCCTGCTGATGCGGTTCACCCATGCGACGTCGATCGGGTGGTTCGACGCGGTGGCGCCTTACCACCCGACCGCGGTCGGCTTCTACTCCCGGCTCGGCCGCCGTCCTGCCGGCGAGGCCGCTACCAACAGGAACAAGAACATCGCCGGCCTGCACGCCACCTACCAGGTGGTCAAGGGCCTGATCCCGGACCGGCTTGCGGAGTTCCAGACCCTGTTCGAGGCGGTTGGCCTGAACCCCGACGACGAGTCGCAGGACAAGACCAGCCCGGTCGGCATCGGCAACCTCGCCGGCAAGGCCGTCGTCGCGCACTTCAAGCGTGATGGCATGAACATGCTCGGCGACGAGGGCCGCGCGTACCACGGCCGGCCGTACGAGGACTACACCGGCTACGCGCCCGTGAACACTGCCTACAAGCTGGTCCACCCCTCACGCTGGCAGCCGCAGAGTGGGCCCCACCGCCGCCGCAACCTGCGCGAGGGCGCGGGTGACAAGGGCGTGTTCATCGTCCAGCAGTTCGTCACCCCGCAGATGAGACTGGTCAAGCCCCACTCCTACCAGGACCCGGGCAAGTACAGGCTCGCCCCGCCCAACCACATCGACCACACCAACATGCGCGCCTACAAGCGCTCGGTGGACGAGATCGTGGAGGCGCAGGCTGCGCTCACCGACGAGCAGAAGGTGAAGGCGGAGTTCTTCGACAACAAGCTGCTGGGCATCGGCCAGTCGGGGAAGGCGGCGGCCAACGCGCACGAGCTGGACCTGGACGGCTGGGTCCACCTGTTCGCGACCAACTCGACGGCGATTTACGACGCGCTGATCGCCGCGTGGTACCAGAAGAACAAGTACGACGTCGTGCGGCCTCCCAGCGCGGTCCGGCACGTGTACGGCCGCAGCAAGCTGACCGCCTGGGGCGGACCCGGTGTAGGAACGGTCCGCAACATGCCCGGCAGCGAGTGGATGCCCTACCTGAACGTGGGAGACCACCCCGAATACCCGTCCGGTTCCACGACACTGTGCTCCGCCGAGGCGCAGGCGACACGGCGCTTCTTCGACGACGACGTCCTGGACTGGAGGCATGTCGCCCCCGCCGGCTCGACGGAGGTGGAGCGGGGGATCGCCCCGGCCAAGGACGTTGAGCTGTACTGGTCCACCTGGACCGATTTCGTCAAGGACTGTGCCATCAGCCGGGTGTGGGGCGGTGTGCACTTCAAGACGACGATCGAGAGGTCCGTCGTCTTCGGCGAGCAGTTCGGCGATCTGGCCTATGAGTTCGTGCAGAAGCAGATCAAGGGCGACGTCAAGCGCTGA